From the genome of Pseudoxanthomonas sp.:
ACGCGCGGGATGCTCTGCACGCCCCACCCCTTCCCGGCCCATGACGAGGCCACCCGCACCGGACAGGAGCGGTCGTCCTGCTCCGTGGTACTGCCATGAATCCAGTGGAACGCCACCTGGATGCGTCCCTGGCTGTCGACCTCGATGTCCTCGTCGCTCTTGCCCACCACTTTCGCGGTCTGCAGGCCGGCGATCAGCGGACGGGGCGTCCGGGCCGGGCTGCGATAACTCAGATTTCCATCCAGCGCAGTGAAATCACAGCGGACCGGCGGGCCGTCGTCTGCACTGCCCCCGGATGCACGCCCGGTCTGCTTCAACGCGATGCGCGTCGAGGTGATCAGGTACTCGCCATTGCGATCGCCCTGCATGAAGCCCTTCAGCCGGAACAACGCGCCCGTGGCGAGCTGCAAGCTGTTTGCCTGACCTTGCTGGCGCGCGTTGATGGCGTGACGCGCTTCCGCAACCACCTGGGCATAGCGACTCCCCTCGGAAACGCTCTGATGCCCCCCCGGCCAACTGAAGGACTCCAGCTCGCCGGCCTCATGGCGAAGCTGGGTCGCACCATCAGCCATCAGATCCAGGCGAGGTTTCTGCGGGTCGTAATCGGTGGACCTGTGCAGCCGGGAATGGACGCGTCGCGCATGCCCGAAGCTGGTCACCACGCCAGCACCGCCACCTCGAAGATGGCTCTCCGGCTGATAGGACTGCTCATAGGGCTCGGTGCGCTTGTGCGCGCCCAGGCCATCGGCCAGCACCATCACGTGGCGTCCATCGTGATGGACGAAGTAATAGTAAATGCCCTCCTGCTCCATCAGTCGGCTGACGAAGAAGAAATCATCTTCGTTGTACTGCACGCAGTACTCACGCTTTGGGTACGTGCCCGAGAGATGCTTTTCGATATCGGTGTAACCCACTTCGGCCAGCACGCCGGACACGATCTCCGGCACGCTCCTGCCGCTGAAGATGCGACAGTTGACACGATGGGTGCTCAACCAGGGCCGCGGCACCAGCGTGACCTGGTAGGCCACATGGCGCGACTGATCCACGCCACCATCGCCATCCTGGGAAATTTCCGCCACGATGCCGTTGAACCAACGCACCACCCGCCCATCATCCGCGCAGCCCACGGTCATGGAAGAACCCAGCAGGGATTCCAGGTCGACATCGAAGTCGTCATGCAGGCAGGTCAACCGCAACTCGAACAGCCGCCCCAGCTCCTCGCTTGCTTCCAGCGAGGAGAAGCTCAGGCCATCACCCAGATTGCTCTTGAGATTGAATGCGTAGTTGGCCATCTGATCCGCGTTGCTGAAAGCCGGTGCTCCGTGGGGCCAGGCCCCGGAGGGCATGGACGCGTGGCAGTGCGACGCCCTCCCCTGGCAGGGCCGCATGGAACGCTCGGATCCTGACACCTGCATGCGGGCAGCAAGCGTCATTCCGTCTCATCCGTCCCGCCTTGGCATGCAGATGATCGTGCTGCAATCCGATGCTGCGGCGCGACGAACGACGAGGCGGCGACTCCCGGATATCGAGCAGTTCGGTGGCTCACGCACGCCAAGCTTCAGGGGCCCGCCGGCAAATGCACTGCGCTTCCAACACCGGTCCGGGAACGTTCAACCAATCAGCACGGTGAAGCAGCCCAGCACGATCACGCCACCATGGGCGGTGCTGTCGCCAAGGCGCGCTGCGGGAAGTCCTTTGATGAAAACCTTGGTCGAGCCGGCCACGATGCTGTCCGGAGGCCCCACGCAGGTACAAAGGTCGGTGGCCCGCGCAGCAGGGAGCCCACCGATCAGGACGGTGGGCGCCCCCGGTGCGACGATAGGACCACCCACGTGCGGAACCACGCCAGTCACCATCGGACAGGCATGCATGTCAGTGAGTCGTGCAGCCGGCTGCATCACGCGCACTCATGGGAAGGCGACACGATCCTGGAGACCTTCGACCTCGATCACCCGGCAAGACATCTCAATCCATCGTCACTTCGCGCGCGGCATCGCATCCTGGCCGGCCAGTCATTCGAATCCCCCAATACAACGACAGCCCTGGCCGGGCATACAACGGACCGCCTGCATCGGATCCCGTAGCCGAAGCACAGCGCCTTATACCGGCATGGTGAAAGCGAGCCTTCCCCACCACTACCCTTTGATTCCTAGCTAAATTCGACGCTATCCACCGTCGCGGATGTGGCATTCATCGCCATCGTGCTGACGATGGCTTTCCAGCCCGTCGGACTGCGTACGATCACGCCATTTCCCGAGACGTCCCCGGCTGAATAGTCGGGCCCGAGGCTGGCGACAACCTTGCCAGCGTAGTCGATGTCTTTACCTTTCTCCGTCGGCTCGTGATAGGCGCGAAGAATTCCTCAGTCGCGCGTGATCACGAAGCGGCAGCCGGTGAATGGTGCGGTGAAAATATAGTCGGCGGTGCAGCTTGATAGATCGATACTTCCAAAAGTGGAAGGACCGGAAGAAGCGGTCTGCCCGTTCCAGTGCAGGAAATGCCCGACGATCGGGCTGCCACGGCGCCACGTCTTCGCATAAGTCCCCTCATTACCGAGGATCGTCAGTTCGACAAAGCGCCCCTTTGGCACCAGGTCGAATTCCATCTTCCCGTGTCCTTGAATGCCATTGAACGCACCGACCTTGGAATTCCTGATCATCGAAGAGCACAAGATTCCCGAGTTCTCCAGGAACAGCTCAGGATTGGCTTTGAACTTTGCATTATTTCCGTTCACAGAAAGATCACCCAAAAAACAGATTCGATTGATGCAGCTCGGACTCAGAT
Proteins encoded in this window:
- the tssI gene encoding type VI secretion system tip protein TssI/VgrG — its product is MANYAFNLKSNLGDGLSFSSLEASEELGRLFELRLTCLHDDFDVDLESLLGSSMTVGCADDGRVVRWFNGIVAEISQDGDGGVDQSRHVAYQVTLVPRPWLSTHRVNCRIFSGRSVPEIVSGVLAEVGYTDIEKHLSGTYPKREYCVQYNEDDFFFVSRLMEQEGIYYYFVHHDGRHVMVLADGLGAHKRTEPYEQSYQPESHLRGGGAGVVTSFGHARRVHSRLHRSTDYDPQKPRLDLMADGATQLRHEAGELESFSWPGGHQSVSEGSRYAQVVAEARHAINARQQGQANSLQLATGALFRLKGFMQGDRNGEYLITSTRIALKQTGRASGGSADDGPPVRCDFTALDGNLSYRSPARTPRPLIAGLQTAKVVGKSDEDIEVDSQGRIQVAFHWIHGSTTEQDDRSCPVRVASSWAGKGWGVQSIPRVGQEVVVSFLDGDPDRPLVIGSVYNGDNPLPYTLPDNRTQSGIRSRSLKGTGDDFNEIRFEDKRGEEDLFVHAQKDMHEEVENDHVMQIDHDQATTVNNDQTLTVKHDRTETVDNDRKTTIKHDDTLDVTNNATTTVGQKFKLDAGSEIELVTGASSIVMKSSGEIQIKGINITINGDQAIKAEGGVQVNIQAGATMDVGAGASLKVHSDALLSLEGGATSTLKSPVTTVKGDAITQISAALITIG
- a CDS encoding PAAR domain-containing protein, which translates into the protein MQPAARLTDMHACPMVTGVVPHVGGPIVAPGAPTVLIGGLPAARATDLCTCVGPPDSIVAGSTKVFIKGLPAARLGDSTAHGGVIVLGCFTVLIG